In Neisseria perflava, the DNA window AAAGCGCACGAAGTCGGCGGCTTTTTTCAACGGTCGGTCAAGGCCCGGGCTGGAGATTTCCAAGCGTTTGTAGTCGATGTCTTCAACCATAAACACGCGGCTCAGATGGTTGCTGACAGTGGCGCAGTCTTCGACGGTGATGCCGCCGTCTTTATCAATGAAAATGCGCAAATCGCCTTGCGCGGTTAGTTCGAAATCGACCAGCTCGTAGCCCAAGCCGGGCAGGGTTTTATCAAGAATGCTTTGAATATCCATGCTTCTCCAGAAGTACATAAACAAAAAAATGGCCGCGCGGCCATTTTTCGTGTGATTTGAAAAATTGGCCTATTATAACTGTTTTCCA includes these proteins:
- the rimP gene encoding ribosome maturation factor RimP, with protein sequence MDIQSILDKTLPGLGYELVDFELTAQGDLRIFIDKDGGITVEDCATVSNHLSRVFMVEDIDYKRLEISSPGLDRPLKKAADFVRFAGQNAKIKTRLPIDGQKNFIGRIESCENDIVTVSFDGKTAQIELSNIDKARLRPEFKF